Within the Schistosoma mansoni, WGS project CABG00000000 data, supercontig 0041, strain Puerto Rico, whole genome shotgun sequence genome, the region cactgccttctcgtgacattactgttttTTTACGAAATTAAAAGAACAAAAAACGAATGTCAGGcacttcaaccgggttggtggacacggaaagttcacctaggggagtcggaaaaccctcattccaaaccaatggtgcatatgagctggctccagtattctaagggaacaaatggcgtatgaacacattgttggtcaccggctaccatgggactgcacctcctgacgttgcttcactgccttgtggatcagacctttaggttgaaggctccgggtgtggccccctaagaaaaccacctgcttcggtttggacacacgagcagtatcacagccctcaacaCAAGTCAAGTGGCTTGTGTGGAGCATAattattcggtgcccctttataccaatatttatgtatgaaaataaataatagtaactAAGATCCCTCTGGAGATTGATAAGTTACCTAGGAATCCAATCAATCGAATAAAATTACGAAAACACAATCTTATAGACCGAGGATACTGATAAGATAGTCTTTTAGACAATAAGGGAAGAAAGATAAGTGAAGTGTTCGATTTTAAAAACAGAAGTGACGTAATTAAATCGAGCACTACGCTGACTTTTGAAGTTAAACATATTGGGCTTCATTAAATGCAAACAATGGTGAGTACGTAGATTTAATTATTGAATACGGAGTCTAGCGTATTTATTATAAGACATTCTTTCGAGTTGTAAACAGCTTAGGTAGTGGTTACATTGACTGAACCAACAAAATGCAAAATAAAtactaataaataaactttgcAAGCGTAACACCTGAAATCTACCAGTGATACTGATAAATCTGCTAACTGAACGCTTGATCCCATTTTCTAGCGGCTTCTAATGACCCCAGACTAAATTTACATGGCAATTTGAATACAAGAAAAAAGGAGCGGAGTGCAAAACTAAGGAGTGGTGATGAGGTTTAATTTGACTcttaaaacaaatcaaaatgGTTTATTCAGTTAGATCAACAGTCAGACTTGTACAAATCGAACTGAGTcgtaattaacaataataatgcaaTAACTTACTGTATGAACACATATTTACAATGCTTTACAATTAAGCATCTATAATCCTTCATACGATGTGATGAATACATATCAAAACCGACTAGAAAAGGGAATTAATCTCATGTATCATTCGCACCCCAATTAGTTAAACTATTACGCCTCACACCTGGAGAACTCTGATAGATCTGTGGTATGGTTATACCACATGACTATGGTTTCTCCCAGTCCCCCAAAAACTGAACTATTTGGGGATACACTGAGCATAAGTTTTTGGGTTGAGTGAGGTGAAATGATAACCCACCTTGATTTGACttcaattaaaaatataaactacCGCTGACAACATAAAATGCTAATTTCTAAATATCTAGTCAATAATTTGAACAATGATCATTGTTTACCAATATTAGTTCTTCAAACTTTCCAGGATTTTTAAGAGAAAAGCATGACAGTCACAAAGTGCTGGATTTTTGCTCGACTTACTAAATTCAATCAAATACTTTCCATAACCTTTTCGTTGAAAAGGTGGAAGTACTAAGATGCATGCCACGTTGTAGTCTTCAGAggattctttttcttttgagAAATATCCAACCAGATGGTAACCACGAGAGTCTACTTCACAAAGAACATAAAACAAAAATGGATCTGTGTCGTAATATAAAGTTTTGTGATCCAAGAACAGTTTCGCAAGAAGACAAAGGTGTTGTGCGTAAGTCTAAAGATAATTATTTAAGTTGAGTGAACCCACTTTATTTTTACGCCCATCGATCTCGAAAAAACTGTGAGGCAGTTTGCGGTAAACCTCGTTCCCAGGAGGATTTCTTAGTGTACATTTAGcctaaaagtaaaaaaaattgataataattcaAACCAGGTGTCTGCGCAGACAAGTGAAACTCTTCAAATACTTCAAACAGAATTCGCATATATATACACACGGAACGCTTGCTAATTCCTGTGGATATGGGGAAAAGTACCATGGTTTAATTCGATATCTTCCTAATTCAATCCATTCCAGATTTCTCATTCTTGTAACAGTATCTTGTTCATGGTGGCTAGAAACCATACTACCTGTTTGCCTGGGTTTTCCAGCAGAAGTTGGAGAGTCATCAAACACAAGATCATTCAAGTCGTTCTGCAGCGTCAAATGTATAGGTCCTTCATAGATATCGTCAGGGGGTCGTTTTCTTTTGAGTTGGGTCAAACTAGAGGAGCTGGAGCTACGATATTTTAGAGGAGGgttctaaaaaaaaaacagatcaaTCTTTGATGAAAGCACTAACCAGGTCCGATTCTGAAGTTCGGAGCTCCGCTGAACTAATAACTTCATCCTCAGTGGAGGATAAGCTGAAAACAGGAGTAACAGGTTCTTTCGTAGATTTCTTCAATGGTCGTTCTATTCTAGAAAAGTCGAGGCGATCAGCACTGACCCATTCATCCAGCCGTTTGTTATCTTGTAAAGGAAAATTAAAAAGTCATAAAGGCTTACAGTCATCATAGTGAACGTAGTAGTATGTACAATCACCTACATCACGGGTACCCAAAATCTCGGCATTATCTAGTAATGTTATTTACATGCAAAAGTGTGTTACGGAAAAAGTCAGAATCCGGTAGTTTTACCGGTAGTTTGCAACCCTCAATATTCTTTTTTGAGTTAGAAACGACCATAGTTAAGAAGAATGGTCAAACAAGCAAAGCAACATCAGCTCAAGACATGTACCGCAATATATATAATTCCCGCTGTCGGCACTTTAGCTGAGAGAGCAGTCCGAATGGGGGCAACTCAATCAAAAAAAAGTAAGAGCGTACGTGGGTGTTCGCTCTTCGGTGTTCAGTCTTCCGATGGTTACCTCAAAGAGGGTGGTGGTAATGTCCTGGTAATATACCCGTGTTGAGGTGGCTTGAAGTACTTATTATTTTGTATTCCAATATCAGATCACCGCTTACTGTACTGTAGCTAAACGGGAATAATCCCAGTTGTTAGAGTCTGTCTTTGTAAGGTTTATGTTTAAGACCTATCAACCACCTGATTCCCATGTTTCGTATTTGATCCAAGAGACATTATCTCTTTTGAAGAGAGGACGTACGACAGCTTTGTGAACAGTGCTAGGAACAACGCTGAGGTGATTCCGCCAAAGTGGAGAATTGAGTTTGCCCTGGTCAcatcctcttttccttttcacCCAGTGAACACTTTTCATAGCTGGTAGTCCAAGATTGTACTTCGAGTAGACAATCGAGGGGGGATTCTAATGAGGGGCTTAAGTTCTTCGTCTCAAATGGGGCCAGGTGTTCATGATGTGATATCTTTAAAAGTTTAAGTTATTGCCCATGTTTTACTGCCCGTTATTTCAAAGTCGTGAGTTCCCTTAGAAGTTCAAGTGATTCCTCTTAGCTTCTTATGGACCTCTATACCTTTACGTCGTCCGTGTAGATTACGCCCGCTTAGCTAATTTTATCTAACAGGTAGTTAATAAAGATCAAAACGAGTAGTCAACCTAGTATTGTCCCCTGTAAACTCTTAATGTTGAAGCCTTCCAACTGGCGTGCATTCTACCTACCATGGTTCGAAACAACCTGTCCTCTAGGTAGTTTTGGTACCAAAATGGAAGGGGGTCAACCTAAACCAACTTTCTTAATAAGAATTACGTGCGGTTCGGTGTCGATAGATTTGTGATGTCAAGGGACATTACATGAACCGATATCACTTGATCCTAGCACGTTGTCCAACAGTCCCATTCTATAAGAAGACTGGACTCACAGGACTCGACTTTACTAAAAATGAACAGTCATCCCATCACCTTCGAAATTATTAGGAGTAATGCTACGTGTCTGTAGCAGGCCGAATCTTTTCTATATCACGCTTTGAAGATTTGAGAGTGTGTAGCCTGTTTCCAGTCTCTTAAAAGTTACCGTGAGTCTGGTTAATGCTTGAACGGGTCACACCGGTGTTTTGGTGGCTTCCGCGTACTGTTTCAGGATTACGGATCGGATTTTGTCACATTCAAGTAACTCGAAATTAATCAGATATTGCCAAGGCCATCAGCTGACAGAAGAGTCAAAGAGTGCTCAGTTCTTCCAGATTCCTGATATAAGTGGTCTGCGAAGTTGCGAATAGGGATCTTTGTTATCTCTAATTTTGTAAGATCATCGCCATTTCTCCCTTTAAGACTTAGACTCTCTGGTTTGTAGGTTTTCTTTTAGTCATAATTATGCAAAGATATTTAGGGTTAGCCTGCAGTTTCGCTGTTAACTTGGCTTGTAAATATCTCCTATTTCCTCGAATATTGAGCACTAAAATATGGGATGACCGGGAGGGATAAGATGTAAACGTAGACCGAGATAAACGACTTTCGATACTGTTTTTGTTTCTGAATCACCAATAGTACAAACTTAATGAGATTTCGATGGGGTTTTTGGTGCTATTCATGTTTGGGGCTAAAATTAGGAGTTTGACATCCAAAAAGAGACATCAGTAACGGACTATCGTCTAATGAGGAAAAAGAACCCACTATTTCAAGGGGACGGGGATGAGAGGAAATCAGTGTACATACACTGAGGTCGTCAGCGTGCTTCAAAGATCTAGTCTCTATGAAAGATCGCATATCATACAGAAAAAAAATGGAAAAAGAAAAGGTTAGTAAAAACTAATGAGGAGCACTGAACACTTTCCTCGAAAAACAGTGTGTTGTTCTCCCCCAGAGAAGTGAGTATGCAGCCAATTTTCTATTCAGTTGTCACTGTTGGTGCTAGCAAACTTCTTTGATAGAAGTTCCGGAATAAGGTCGGAGGCAGAAGTATGGTCTTGAGATGTTCGTCAAACATAATGCTCGCTCCTTTTCAGGCTGAATACAATTATGAGCAAACAAGTATGGACCAATATGGTCTTCGAAAGCACGTTGGAGCGAGAATAGCAATGTTTTTTCTATTGTTCTGAGAAAAGGCATATTTATTACTATCGACCTATGTTTTGCTTTCTTATTGCCAGATACCTCCTTTGATATTGAAATAATCCTTAACTTTCGCCTCATTTTCCATATAaaattagttgagaaggatttATTGAAGATGTGCGTGAATGGACGATACGGAAATTTAGCACACTCCAAATAAAGTAGATATGAGATTTCTTCAGGTTCTAAACATTGGAACAAGTTAAATGACCGCAAacattttcggacatcagtttcaATGAAAATTGAAGTGCAACTCCTCTTCAAACTTGTGGATATATGAGGCATGGCATCATTTGACTGATGTACAAAGGCTTAAGTCAGAAATACTAATCTGGTTAACGTCACTAGTGGATCTCGCTCTTGTAAGCTTTTCATATAGTTTCCACATATTTGAAGAGTTTTTACAAGAAATGAGTATCTGAATAAACATTGAAGTCAAACGTCTAATCTCTTGGTTTATAAGACCATTCAGTTTTCGAACTTCAGTGCAGTTTTTCTCTTTGTACATTCTTCCCTTTTCCCTTTGCGAAAGTTTTAATTGCAGGTATGTTGTCCAGTCAAAACTTACAAAAATAGTTCCACTCGAACGACGAACATCAAAACAAAATTCAAGATAACATGTTACAACATAAACGACGTTTTCCGATAACTCATTTGAAACCAAACCCCAGTTTGTTCTATAAGATATGTTTCCCAGATTTGGTTTATTTTCGTCTGAATAATTCCCGTATTCAAATTTCTTTGTTCGATGAAAGAGAATACTCTTTTCAAGCTTGCCACATGCTTTAGGTATGACGCAAATATTACAACTAACAGAACTGAACAACAGAGCACGTCCACAAGCCCCACATGTTCCTACTTCAGTAGTAAAAACTAGTTTAAAATGCTCTCAGAGGAGTGGGAAAATCGGTTGCATTCTGGTGACCTCGTGAAGAAAGATAGCTATAGCATCGTCAAGCAAAGTAACCACATATGACTGTAAGTAAACTATTGAACGGACTAACAGTaaattctatgaaattttgatagTTGCTACCTATCATTTTATATATAGAAAAGCATGACCAGTGGTTATAGTAGGCCTTTATTCAGGTAGTGGAACAGAGAAATTGAAGCTCTGGGTTCGAGTATACGCACAAAAATTTCGACATTTAATATAGCATATTCAATATAAGGAGGTAAGTGAAAAACTTGGGCTACAATGTTTTTAAAATATGTTGAGGTTTTCTGCTAACTCTTAACCACCCTACTTAAGCTATTAAATCAACCTCCCCTGAGAATCGACCCATGGGAATGTCCATCTAATAAATTCTTAGAACGAAAACATGTGTGTTCGATTTCTGTAGCTTAATGGAGAATCACTAGTTCGTTCAGTGTGTGATCCTTCCATGCAATGTCCGGTTATCAGGTGTTTATTCGCCTGACTATTAATCCGTTCTAGAGTGAGAAATAAAAAGGAATCCGATTATCAACCAGCTAACTTAAACTGTTACAAATTCATCCACGAAAACGGATAACACAGACAATGTGTAATCCGGAGTTGAGCCAATGTTAGTTACATAAACACGATTGTATTTGCAGGCGTTTTGGACGGCATTCTAATGTTAAACAGTCGATAGTGATTTGAAAACTTGATACATGCAAAATTATATCAACCCCAATCCATGTTTACAAATGTGGTTACGTCTTCATCAGTTAGAAGTTCGAGAATCGACATCTGATTAACATCCACTCTTTTCAATGCAAATCGCCGGCCATCGCTCTTCCTGATTCTACTTTGTAAAGCGAAAGATCGTGAATTCTTCATATACGCGCCTGAATAAGGAGAATAACTGGTGTGTTAAAACAGGCAAAAATGATAACTTACCGCAATATCTAAATTGTAGGAGGAACAGGTGAAACAGATATTCATGCAGGCTGCCTATATGTGTGAATATATCCTTTTTTATTGGGCTCATCAGCAAGGCAACTGCCTGGTAGTCTCCTGGCACTGAAACATTCAAATCCAAATTGCATTATCTCAACTAGGTTCAACCTTCTTGGCTGTCTAATATGGCAgtacattattttcatttgtattatATCATGCGGCGCTTAAACACTCCTGATGTTATCGGCACTTCCAGTGCTACCAGACGAACTGTCTGGATCATATGAACATTCGTGACGTGCTCTCGGCCGTTGCGGTGAaatgctcctgtttctatgacccatttgtaTTTTGGTGACAGCCTCCGTgggactcttaacactcgcaatgagttcTGCTATCATTGGGTCTTTTGATGATTCTTCTTTTTGTGTGTGATGTATCATATGTGATCCAACTGAGGAGCCTCTTTCTATTGTTTTATCTGCAATGAGCGCTAAGTGAGATAAAGAGGCGTCCGAGCCTCTAGCATCCTAACGGTGTTGGACGTGGCATGGTGACGTTTGTAGACGTTTGTTTCTGGAATGATTTATCCACTGTGCTGTCACCCACTAAGGCTTGGAAATGATGTGAAAACTATGGTGGCGACCTATCTTTTCATGTTGGGTAAACCACCACTTAGGATCACTACGGTCAGATTATGGGAGTCGGGCCCTCTTAGTTG harbors:
- a CDS encoding tip60, putative translates to MVVSNSKKNIEGCKLPVKLPDSDFFHNAEILGTRDVGDCTYYYVHYDDYNKRLDEWVSADRLDFSRIERPLKKSTKEPVTPVFSLSSTEDEVISSAELRTSESDLNPPLKYRSSSSSSLTQLKRKRPPDDIYEGPIHLTLQNDLNDLVFDDSPTSAGKPRQTGSMVSSHHEQDTVTRMRNLEWIELGRYRIKPWYFSPYPQELASVPCVYICEFCLKYLKSFTCLRRHLAKCTLRNPPGNEVYRKLPHSFFEIDGRKNKTYAQHLCLLAKLFLDHKTLYYDTDPFLFYVLCEVDSRGYHLVGYFSKEKESSEDYNVACILVLPPFQRKGYGKYLIEFSYELSKIEGKSGSPEKPLSDLGLLSYRSYWAQTILELLLNSKATETGQDPALSINDIVDRTCIKRDDVIATLSHLNVLYYVKGQHVIYLSRDLIQAHQKSMQRRNLRVDAKLLNWKSRDWSKRGRW